In Litoribrevibacter albus, a single window of DNA contains:
- a CDS encoding CinA family protein, whose product MALSEEQQQRISRLSREVGQRLLQQEAALVTAESCTGGWIAQAITETAGSSDWFNAGIVSYSNAAKHRLLGVSNELLDTYGAVSQQVVEAMAQGAVDLNFGQVSVAVSGIAGPSGGSAEKTVGTVWIGWSVNEIISSSKFLFAGDREQVRYQTLVAALEGLLSQLK is encoded by the coding sequence ATGGCCCTATCGGAAGAACAACAGCAAAGAATCAGTCGGCTTTCCAGAGAGGTTGGGCAGCGTTTACTTCAGCAAGAGGCTGCATTAGTCACGGCTGAGTCATGTACCGGAGGCTGGATAGCGCAAGCTATTACAGAAACGGCAGGCAGTTCCGATTGGTTTAATGCAGGCATCGTCAGTTATTCCAATGCTGCCAAACATCGTTTGTTAGGCGTCTCTAACGAGCTGCTGGATACGTATGGTGCGGTGAGTCAGCAAGTGGTTGAAGCTATGGCTCAAGGTGCCGTTGATCTGAATTTTGGTCAGGTATCGGTGGCGGTCTCTGGCATTGCGGGGCCTAGCGGTGGTTCAGCAGAAAAAACCGTTGGAACCGTTTGGATTGGTTGGTCAGTTAATGAGATAATTTCCAGTTCAAAATTTCTCTTCGCTGGTGACCGGGAGCAAGTTCGTTATCAGACGTTGGTGGCGGCTTTGGAAGGGTTACTAAGTCAGTTAAAATAA